From Amycolatopsis cihanbeyliensis, a single genomic window includes:
- a CDS encoding NAD-glutamate dehydrogenase, whose amino-acid sequence MSSTGVSASRSEAGARGDGQQRPRSPEQVRDELVAAAAAYAPEIGDLIRLYYRHIPAEEILGDEPANLVGAVRSHQELAQDRVQGRPAVRLFNPTTDKDGWSREATVIQVVTDDMPYLVDSLAAQLSRAGLHAQRIVHPIIVVTRELTGDLRAIHPTADVADPPAGSSIESWMYFEIDLITDSNRARELTDRLTSVLGDVREVVEDTEKMIEAARSIASNLEGEPPPLDGQEVDDGIRLLRWLAAGHFTFLGYRHYELVRNEDDGDEPALRAVLASGLGVLRQDSLAARSLTAGPDTAAAALAPTLLVLTQASAPSTVHRPIYPYYVGVKIFDSEGNVAGEHRFLGMFTTTALHEDVLDIPVLDHRVREVIHRAGFPMESYSGQRMLEVLQNWPRADLFSADVDSLYATATGAITLADRRRLRLFLRPDPYRRFYSCLVFLPRDRYTTRSRLAMQEVLLEELEGTHLEYGTRVGETLLAQVHFTVHTDPARLVEPDTLRIQERLNEAVRSWDDRMVEAILAERRERTGGAVGVSGEESATELGQRYAGLFPEAYKEDFAAEAALADIGKLDSLTEDADLAMSFYVPAGAKPGERRFKLYLLGAGVTLSELLPVLQRMGVEVVDQRPYELGREDGTRSWIYDFGLRIEQRVLDEMTEAAQRDLQERFQDAFDAAWHGRCEVDGFNALVLRAGLTWRQAAVLRAYSRYLRQAGTPYSQEYVENAVLAHTDIATALVRLFEDRFRLESDQQQREEHNEAKVAEINALIDAVTSLDEDRILRRLMAVVEATLRTNYRVTDADGNPRPYLALKLDPQRVPDLPEPRPQFEIFVYSPRVEGVHLRFGSVARGGLRWSDRREDFRTEILGLVKAQAVKNAVIVPVGAKGGFVVKRPPLPSGDPGMDREAQQNEGIACYRMFISGLLDLTDNLVDGRTAPARDVARYDGDDNYLVVAADKGTATFSDIANEVSAGYDFWLGDAFASGGSVGYDHKDMGITARGAWESVKRHFRELGVDTQAEDFTVVGIGDMGGDVFGNGMLLSEHIRLVAAFNHLHIFLDPNPDAATSFRERRRLFELPRSTWDDYDRSLISAGGGVYPRSAKTIPITPQVRAALGLEEDVQKLAPAELLHAILLAPVDLLWNGGIGTYAKAATETHADAGDKANDALRVNGGELRVKVVGEGGNLGLTQRGRIEFARNGGKINTDALDNSAGVDCSDHEVNIKILLDQLVTGGRLSREQRNELLEQMTEEVAELVLTDNHRQNAVLGISRAHSGPMLSVHQRQVAALEARGALDRELEALPSASEFKALDKAGEGLTSPELATLLAHVKLDLKDELLASELPDVEVFAQRLPEYFPRPLRERFGDSIPGHPLHRQIITTLLVNEVVDGAGVSFAYRLSEEMNATATDAVRAYAVVTSVYDLSSLWAEIDALDNRVSTEIADRMVLETRRVLDRAARWFLTNRPQPLAVGAEITRFGDTVAELVPKLPGLLRGREADAVRSNAAELVEQGVPAGFADRIACLLHAYGLLDVTEAAELAEQEVGLNTERSPIETAELYYALSDHLGIDKMLTSISALERGNRWHALARLALRDDLYASLRAITLDALRHSDPEDSADEKIAQWEQTNASRLARARVSLDEIERSGRHDLATLSVATRQIRSTVR is encoded by the coding sequence ATGAGCTCGACGGGAGTGTCGGCGTCACGGTCAGAAGCGGGCGCAAGGGGGGATGGCCAGCAGCGGCCGCGCAGTCCGGAACAGGTCCGCGACGAGCTCGTCGCGGCGGCGGCCGCCTACGCTCCGGAGATCGGCGACCTGATCCGCCTCTACTACCGGCACATCCCGGCCGAGGAGATCCTCGGCGACGAACCGGCCAACCTGGTCGGTGCGGTGCGCTCCCACCAGGAGCTGGCACAGGACCGGGTACAGGGACGGCCCGCGGTGCGGCTGTTCAACCCGACGACCGACAAGGACGGCTGGAGCCGGGAGGCGACCGTGATCCAGGTCGTCACCGACGATATGCCGTACCTGGTGGACTCGCTGGCCGCGCAGCTTTCCCGCGCGGGCCTGCACGCGCAGCGTATCGTTCACCCGATCATCGTGGTCACCCGTGAACTCACCGGGGACCTGCGTGCCATCCACCCGACCGCGGACGTGGCCGACCCGCCGGCCGGGTCCTCGATCGAGTCCTGGATGTACTTCGAGATCGACCTGATCACCGATTCGAATCGGGCGCGGGAGCTGACCGACCGGTTGACCTCCGTGCTCGGCGACGTGCGCGAGGTCGTCGAGGACACCGAGAAGATGATCGAGGCGGCCCGCAGCATCGCGAGCAACCTGGAGGGCGAGCCGCCCCCGCTGGACGGGCAGGAGGTCGACGACGGTATCCGGCTGTTGCGCTGGCTCGCGGCGGGTCACTTCACCTTCCTCGGCTACCGGCACTACGAGCTCGTCCGCAACGAGGACGACGGGGACGAGCCCGCCCTGCGTGCCGTGCTGGCCTCCGGGCTCGGGGTGCTGCGGCAGGACAGTCTCGCCGCCCGCAGCCTGACCGCGGGCCCGGACACCGCGGCGGCCGCGCTGGCGCCGACGCTGCTGGTGTTGACCCAGGCCAGCGCGCCGTCCACGGTGCACCGGCCGATCTACCCCTACTACGTGGGGGTCAAGATCTTCGACAGCGAGGGCAATGTCGCCGGGGAACACCGCTTCCTCGGCATGTTCACCACCACCGCGTTGCACGAGGACGTGCTGGACATCCCGGTGCTGGATCATCGGGTACGCGAGGTCATCCACCGGGCGGGCTTCCCGATGGAGTCCTACTCGGGGCAGCGCATGCTGGAGGTGCTGCAGAACTGGCCGCGCGCCGACCTGTTCTCCGCCGACGTCGACTCGCTCTACGCCACCGCGACCGGTGCGATCACGCTCGCCGACCGGCGCAGGCTGCGCCTGTTCCTGCGACCGGACCCGTACCGGCGGTTCTACTCCTGCCTGGTGTTCCTACCGCGGGACCGGTACACCACCCGATCCCGCCTCGCGATGCAGGAGGTGCTGCTCGAGGAGCTGGAGGGCACCCACCTCGAGTACGGCACCCGGGTCGGCGAGACCTTGCTCGCCCAGGTGCACTTCACCGTGCACACCGATCCCGCCCGCTTGGTGGAGCCGGACACGCTGCGCATCCAGGAGCGGCTGAACGAGGCTGTACGGAGCTGGGACGACCGGATGGTCGAGGCGATCCTCGCCGAGCGCAGGGAGCGGACCGGCGGAGCGGTCGGCGTCTCCGGTGAGGAGTCGGCCACCGAGCTGGGTCAGCGGTACGCCGGGCTGTTCCCGGAGGCATACAAGGAGGACTTCGCCGCCGAAGCGGCGCTGGCCGACATCGGCAAGCTGGACTCCCTGACCGAGGACGCCGACCTGGCGATGTCTTTCTACGTTCCGGCGGGCGCCAAGCCGGGTGAGCGCCGGTTCAAGCTGTACCTGCTCGGGGCGGGGGTGACGCTCTCCGAACTGCTGCCGGTGCTACAGCGGATGGGGGTCGAGGTCGTCGACCAGCGCCCCTACGAGCTGGGCAGGGAAGACGGCACCCGGTCCTGGATCTACGACTTCGGCCTGCGTATCGAGCAGCGCGTGCTGGACGAGATGACCGAGGCCGCCCAGCGGGACCTGCAGGAACGGTTCCAGGACGCCTTCGACGCGGCCTGGCACGGTCGGTGCGAGGTGGACGGGTTCAACGCGCTCGTGCTGCGCGCCGGGCTGACCTGGCGGCAGGCCGCGGTGCTGCGGGCCTACTCCCGCTACCTGCGCCAGGCCGGCACACCCTACTCGCAGGAGTACGTCGAGAACGCCGTGCTCGCGCACACCGACATCGCCACCGCGCTGGTACGGCTGTTCGAGGATCGGTTCCGGCTCGAATCCGACCAGCAGCAGCGGGAGGAGCACAACGAGGCCAAGGTCGCCGAGATCAACGCGCTGATCGACGCGGTGACCAGTCTCGACGAGGACCGTATCCTGCGCAGGTTGATGGCCGTGGTCGAGGCGACCTTGCGCACGAACTACCGGGTCACCGACGCCGACGGCAACCCACGGCCCTACCTGGCGCTGAAGCTGGACCCGCAACGGGTGCCCGACCTGCCCGAACCGCGTCCGCAGTTCGAGATCTTCGTCTACTCACCTCGGGTGGAGGGTGTGCACCTGCGCTTCGGCTCGGTCGCCCGCGGCGGGCTGCGCTGGTCGGACCGGCGAGAGGATTTCCGCACCGAGATCCTCGGCCTGGTCAAGGCGCAGGCGGTGAAGAACGCCGTGATCGTGCCGGTGGGCGCGAAGGGCGGCTTCGTCGTCAAACGCCCGCCGCTGCCGTCCGGTGACCCCGGTATGGACCGGGAGGCACAGCAGAACGAGGGCATCGCCTGCTACCGCATGTTCATCTCGGGGCTGCTTGACCTCACCGACAACCTGGTGGACGGTCGCACCGCGCCGGCAAGGGACGTGGCGCGCTACGACGGTGACGACAACTACCTCGTCGTCGCCGCGGACAAGGGCACCGCCACCTTCTCCGACATCGCCAACGAGGTCTCGGCCGGCTACGACTTCTGGCTCGGCGACGCCTTCGCCTCCGGCGGCTCGGTCGGGTACGACCACAAGGACATGGGCATCACCGCCCGCGGTGCCTGGGAGAGCGTCAAGCGGCACTTCCGGGAACTCGGGGTGGACACCCAGGCCGAGGACTTCACCGTGGTCGGCATCGGCGATATGGGTGGCGACGTGTTCGGCAACGGCATGCTGCTGTCCGAGCACATCCGGCTGGTGGCCGCGTTCAACCACCTACACATCTTCCTCGACCCGAACCCGGACGCGGCCACGTCCTTCCGCGAGCGCAGGCGGCTGTTCGAGCTGCCCCGCTCGACCTGGGACGACTACGACCGCTCGCTGATCAGCGCGGGCGGGGGCGTGTACCCGCGCAGCGCGAAGACCATTCCGATCACCCCGCAGGTGCGCGCGGCACTCGGCCTCGAGGAGGACGTGCAGAAACTGGCGCCCGCCGAGTTGCTGCACGCCATCCTGCTCGCTCCGGTCGACCTGCTGTGGAACGGCGGCATCGGCACCTACGCCAAGGCGGCGACCGAGACCCATGCGGACGCGGGGGACAAGGCCAACGACGCGTTGCGGGTCAACGGCGGTGAGCTGCGGGTCAAGGTGGTCGGCGAGGGCGGCAACCTCGGCCTCACCCAGCGCGGCCGGATCGAGTTCGCCAGGAACGGCGGCAAGATCAACACCGATGCGCTGGACAACTCCGCGGGGGTGGACTGCTCGGACCACGAGGTCAATATCAAGATCCTGCTCGACCAACTGGTCACCGGGGGCAGGCTGAGCCGGGAGCAACGCAACGAGCTGCTGGAGCAGATGACCGAGGAGGTCGCGGAGCTCGTGCTGACCGACAACCACCGGCAGAACGCGGTGCTCGGCATCAGCAGGGCCCACTCCGGGCCGATGCTGTCGGTGCACCAACGCCAGGTGGCCGCGCTGGAGGCCAGGGGAGCGCTGGATCGCGAGCTGGAGGCACTGCCCAGCGCGAGCGAGTTCAAGGCGTTGGACAAGGCGGGGGAGGGTCTGACCTCGCCGGAACTGGCCACCCTGCTCGCGCATGTGAAACTAGACCTCAAGGACGAGCTGCTCGCCAGCGAGCTGCCGGATGTCGAGGTGTTCGCCCAGCGGCTACCGGAGTACTTCCCGCGGCCGCTGCGGGAACGGTTCGGCGACTCGATTCCCGGGCACCCGCTGCACCGGCAGATCATCACCACCTTGCTGGTGAACGAGGTCGTGGACGGGGCCGGGGTCTCCTTCGCCTACCGGCTGAGCGAGGAGATGAACGCCACCGCGACCGACGCGGTACGCGCCTACGCGGTGGTGACCAGCGTGTACGACCTGTCCTCACTCTGGGCCGAGATCGATGCGCTGGACAACCGGGTCTCCACCGAGATCGCCGACCGGATGGTGCTGGAGACGCGCAGGGTGCTCGACCGTGCGGCCAGGTGGTTCCTCACCAACCGGCCGCAGCCGCTGGCCGTGGGGGCCGAGATCACCCGGTTCGGCGACACCGTCGCCGAACTCGTGCCGAAGCTGCCCGGCCTGCTGCGCGGTCGGGAGGCCGACGCCGTGCGATCGAACGCGGCTGAGCTGGTCGAGCAGGGCGTCCCGGCCGGGTTCGCCGACCGGATCGCCTGCCTGTTGCACGCCTACGGCCTGCTCGACGTCACCGAGGCCGCCGAACTGGCCGAGCAGGAGGTCGGGCTGAACACCGAACGCAGCCCGATCGAGACGGCGGAGCTGTACTACGCGCTGTCCGACCATCTCGGCATCGACAAGATGCTCACCTCGATCAGCGCGCTGGAGCGCGGCAACCGCTGGCACGCGCTGGCGCGGCTGGCGCTGCGGGACGACCTGTACGCCTCGCTGCGGGCGATCACGCTGGATGCGTTGCGGCACAGTGATCCGGAGGACAGCGCCGACGAGAAGATCGCCCAGTGGGAGCAGACCAACGCCAGCAGGCTGGCGCGGGCGAGGGTCTCGCTGGACGAGATCGAGCGTTCCGGTCGGCACGATCTCGCCACGCTGTCCGTGGCGACCAGGCAGATCCGCAGCACGGTCCGATGA